The Stutzerimonas stutzeri genome segment ATGACCGTGCTCGACGGCGAAATCAACGGGTCAACCGTTCAGGTCGAGGCCGGCTACTACGACCTGATCAATAGCGCCTGGCCAAGAGATCTCTACACCACCGAGTTTGCACCCGGGCTGAAATACCTATGAGCTGGCTAGACGCATATCGCGACGTCCGCTATCGGGACGGGGCGCGAGGGGAGGTCCTGGGCGGCGTTGTTGAGCACGACTGCTGGTCACTGGCTCGCACCGTGCGGCACGAGGTATACGGCAAGCCTCTTCTGCCATCTTGGGGGCACGTGCGCAACACCGCGCCTCGCGAGTTCGCCAGGGCGCACGAGGCGGTGTCTTCTGAGTATTTGGAGGAATGTGCGCCAGAGGTGGGCGCTGTCGCTGCTGTATTTCGCGGACGCCTTGTGACCCATGTAGGCGTAGTCGTTGAGATCGACGGGCGTCTTGCGGTGCTGGATATCCGCGGAGACGGTCTTCCGGTGCGCTGGCAGTGGGAGGCTGATTTCAAATCTCAATACCTGCGCGTCATCTACTACAGGGACAAGACATGATCCGGATCTACTCGAGCAAGCTGGGCGGCGAAGTCGTTGAGCAGCATCAGGCCAACGGTTGCACGCTCGACGCCTGGCTGTCTGCAAACGTTCGCAGCTACAAGCGCATGGACTCGCCACCGATCAGCGCGCACCTAAACGGTGATCTGATGGCGGTCGAGGACTGGTCGCGCGTCGTGATTGGCGAAAGCGACACGCTCGACATCTATCCGGAGCCGAAGAACGACACCTTCAATCTGCTGTTCAACCCGGCGATGCATTCGAAGATCGGCATCATGCAGTTCTTCATGCCGGAGACGCCGAAACAGCGCGACAACAAAAAGGGCGCCGATCTGGACACCGTGTCGGCACGCGGTAACCAGGTTAAAACAAACTCCGTGATTCGTGAGGTGGCGGGGCGCTGCAAGATCTACCCAGACTACTTGCTGCCGCTCCGTCGCTATTTCGCTGCGCCAAAAGAGCAATGGGCGGAGATGCTCCTTTGCGTAGGTAAGGGAAAGTTTTCGATCCCATCCAGCCGCGTCCTGGTCGGCGATACACCCCTTATTTCGCTGGGCTCTGACGCTTCGTTCACTGTCTATCAGCCGGGAGCGGACTTGTCTGCGGAGCCGGCTGCGGTATGGTGGCATTCTGCGCCAGAGGTTGGATCGAGCAGCACAGGAACCGCAGGCCTTGAACTGAAGGCAACCTATGCGGTGAGCCCGTCGCCGACTGCCAGCACCTACTTGTTCAGCGGAAACACGGTCACCATCCCATCAGGAGCGGGAGCGTTCCCGGATGGCTGGGCCGCAGGCATGATTGTTCGGATAGTTGCGCCTGAGTCTTATACCGTCATTGACGGAGGGGCATCGCATGACATCTTGAGCGGAAAGCTTGCATGGCTCGCTCCGTTCCCTGGAATGGTGCTTGAAATGGCCGGGTCGCTCGAGGGGACCTTCGTGGTGAACTCGTTCACGCCTGGCACGAGCGGCTCTGATGATCAGATGACGCTTAACTATACGAACGGATCGCCTGCGACTGGCTTTCCAGCTGGAAGCGCTTCTCTGAGCTTGGGCTATGCCGGCCTGCGTTACCGTCTTACAGCGGCCAGTGCTTCAGCAATTTCGGTTGAGCGCATCACTGATACTGGCGGAACAGATCCGATTGCCTGGCCGGGCTTCAATGCTTTCTCATCCACCGCTGCAACGATCGGCCTTGACGGATCGACCCAAGAGGGCGATTGGTGTGGTCCGTTTGCTGCAAGCCCCTCTGGAGAAATAGCCACGCAGCTCGAGTGGGACGTCATGTTCCCCAACGGGCTCATTCATATAGGAAGCAAGGGGCAGTACATCGCCAGATCGGTGACTGTTGAATTGCAATATCGCGACATCGAGACGGCCGGCGTTTGGCAGTCGGTTCAGAAGACGTACAGCCAGAAAACGCTTGACCAGATCGGGTTTACCGAGCGCGTAACGCTCAGCACGCCAATTCGCGCCGAGGTGCGCATGCGGCGAATCGGCGCCGCGTCTACGGACGTCAACATCACCGACGAGGTCCAGTGGTACGGGCTTCGGGCAAACTTGCCGATCAAGAAGCAGTATGAAGGCGTGACGACCATTGCCATCCGCATCCGCGGCGGAAACCGTCTGTCGTCGAAGTCTGAGCAGCTGATATCCGTTGAGGCTACAAGAGTCCTTCCCGTCAGGACTGGCGGCGGTGCGTGGGACGTCGAGACGCCAACGCGTGACATCGTGCCTTGGGTGGCGCACGTTGCCCGCTCCATTGGCTATTCCGATGATGATCTGGACATGGCTGAACTCGATCGGCTAGGAGCGATATGGGCAAGCCGTGGCGATTACTTCGACTATGCGGCCGGGTCCAGCATGACCGTCAAGCAGATCCTGAACGACGCCATGCAGGCCGGGTTCGCCACGCTGACCATCGACCGGGGCCGAATCAGGCCGGTGCGCGACGAGCCGCGAATTACATTCGAGCAGTCCTACACCCCCCAGAACGTAAAGGAGCCGCTGGTTCGGCAGTTCAGTGCACGGAAGCCGGACGACTTTGATGGCGTTGACGTCGAATACCTCGATGGCATCACCTGGCAGAAGGAAACCATTCAATGCCGCCTGCCTGGTGACGCTGGAGTTCGCGTCGAGAAAATGAAACTCGAAGGCGTGACGGGCAAGACTCAGGCTTGGCGCATTGGGATGCGCCGCAGGATGGAGCAGAAGTACCGCCGCTGGGGCTATCGGTTCTCGACTGAACTGGACGCACTGAACAGCCGTTATCTCAGCTACGTACCGCTACAAGACGACGTGCCAGGCTACGGCCAGAGCGCGCTTATGCTGAGCTACGACAGCGGCATTATCGAGTCGTCCGAGCCGTTCTACTGGTCAGCTGGCGGCTCGCATGTGGTTGGCATTCGCCGGCCAGATGGGACGCTGTCGGGCCCATACGCCGCAACGCGCATCGATGACTATCGGCTGTCAATCAGCGGGCTGGACTTCGTCCCCGACACGTCTTGGAGCATCGAGCCGCCCCACCTGCTGTTCGGTCCGGTCAACCGCTGGAGCTATCCAGCGCTGATCACGTCAATCAGCCCTAGCGGAACCGATGGGGCGTCGGTGCAGGCAGTCAACTACGACTCGCGCGTCTACACCTACGACGACCAAACACCCTAAAAACTAGCCAACACCACATACCGGACACGGCCCACACGGACGCCGTGCGAATTTGCACGCCTGGAGAAAACTACATGGCCTTTAACACCGGCAACCCTGTACCGAGCACCGATGCGCGTGATCTGTACGACAACGCGACAAATCTGGATAAGTTTGCCAATGGCCAGGGGCTGGAATACGAAGATCGTCTCGGCACGCCACGCAAAAGCTTGGCCGGAATGGAAGCTGATTTCGCCGATTTCCTGGCAGCGTCCGGTTTCGAGCCTAATGTTCTGGAGTACGTCGACGGTTCGCCGCTGACTGTTGAGCGGCCAACTCAGCTGATCGAGCGCGCAGCCACCCCGGGAATCTTGTATGCGATCAAGCTGCCGTCTGCGTTTCCTGTTGCTCTTTCTGGCTCATGGGCTTCCGACGAGGCAAATGTGGTTATTCGCGTCGATGACTCGCTTCGGCAGGAGCTTGCGGCTGACGCGGGCGCCGAGAAGGTTGGCTACAAATCATCCTTGCCGTTTGCCGTCAGTCAGACCGTCAAAGGAAAATTGGGTCAACTGGCTGTCACGCCATACACCTTTGGCGCAGTTGGCGACGGGGTTGCCGATGACACCACTGCGGTGGTTAAAGCCCTTGAGGCTGGCTACGCTTTCTTTGATGGCATATTCAAATGCACGCCTTTCACCATTGCCGGAAAGAAGCTAGATGTTCATTTCGCGCCAGGCGCAAAACTGGTGTTCGATCACCAGGGCAGTAACAGCGCCACGTTTACAAACTGCAGCGGGCATATTGACGGAATTGAGATCGACGATACTGTAGAGACCGTCACTGGCGTTTTCGTCTCGCTACTGCTTAACGCTTGCACAGATCTGACCGTAAACCGCCCAGTTCTGAACGGCGGTAAAGACCTGCCGGTAGCGGTATACCAAAGTGACAACTGCCATGTCATCGACGGCATAGGTAAGGGCTCTGATGCTAACCGGCCGTTTGGTTGGGAATTGGTGAGTTGCAAAGCATCAACTTTCAGCCGCTGCCGTCTCTATAGATAT includes the following:
- a CDS encoding host specificity factor TipJ family phage tail protein encodes the protein MIRIYSSKLGGEVVEQHQANGCTLDAWLSANVRSYKRMDSPPISAHLNGDLMAVEDWSRVVIGESDTLDIYPEPKNDTFNLLFNPAMHSKIGIMQFFMPETPKQRDNKKGADLDTVSARGNQVKTNSVIREVAGRCKIYPDYLLPLRRYFAAPKEQWAEMLLCVGKGKFSIPSSRVLVGDTPLISLGSDASFTVYQPGADLSAEPAAVWWHSAPEVGSSSTGTAGLELKATYAVSPSPTASTYLFSGNTVTIPSGAGAFPDGWAAGMIVRIVAPESYTVIDGGASHDILSGKLAWLAPFPGMVLEMAGSLEGTFVVNSFTPGTSGSDDQMTLNYTNGSPATGFPAGSASLSLGYAGLRYRLTAASASAISVERITDTGGTDPIAWPGFNAFSSTAATIGLDGSTQEGDWCGPFAASPSGEIATQLEWDVMFPNGLIHIGSKGQYIARSVTVELQYRDIETAGVWQSVQKTYSQKTLDQIGFTERVTLSTPIRAEVRMRRIGAASTDVNITDEVQWYGLRANLPIKKQYEGVTTIAIRIRGGNRLSSKSEQLISVEATRVLPVRTGGGAWDVETPTRDIVPWVAHVARSIGYSDDDLDMAELDRLGAIWASRGDYFDYAAGSSMTVKQILNDAMQAGFATLTIDRGRIRPVRDEPRITFEQSYTPQNVKEPLVRQFSARKPDDFDGVDVEYLDGITWQKETIQCRLPGDAGVRVEKMKLEGVTGKTQAWRIGMRRRMEQKYRRWGYRFSTELDALNSRYLSYVPLQDDVPGYGQSALMLSYDSGIIESSEPFYWSAGGSHVVGIRRPDGTLSGPYAATRIDDYRLSISGLDFVPDTSWSIEPPHLLFGPVNRWSYPALITSISPSGTDGASVQAVNYDSRVYTYDDQTP